gattggcctgagtcttaaatgtttatctatataagtatttattataaaatatagtatcattgagttagtatctcgtaacacaagtctcgaacttacttcgaggctaacttaatctgtgttatttgtcccgtatatatttatatttatatgtggtCTTCCATGGTGATTCCAGTGAAAGCCTGGTGATATTCTCCGGGGGGCTGCCCACGGACAAGCCGGGGAGGACGCACAGCATCACGGTCCTCAACGGGAAGAGCACCACGGTGTTGGAGATGGAACACAGCGTGGTGGACTTTGTCACGCTTTGCGAGACGCCACACACTGCAGGTGAGAGCTACCATGATTCATCAGCGACCTCCAGAGTTTCTCTGGGGAAGACCAAAgatattaagtttaattaatattgtgaagttgacgttgttgaagaaaatgctgcagtgcggtttgttaccgcttcttctgcactgacgccttgaaagcggcagtaaacttagttttcaagtaatttatttgacgtcaaccaatgttgttaaaccatacgttttgacaattattaagcgatatatagtatcctataataatgaataaaaattttggatttgaatttgaatatgccTATGAACGAGTTATTATAACTTCCAGACctcgttttataatttaaagagtAGGTAAGGCTGGCAGTTACCACGATAAATGCCAATAAGATTGAGTCAGAACAGACACAACAATGATGGGAAATAATGGAACGTATGAGCGGCTCATGTTGGGAggataaataaactaaaaaagaaGTTATAGAAGAACTACAATGAAACtcttttttacgacatccacgggaaagagatggagtgatcctgtTCTTAAGTGCAATCAACTTACAAATTATTGTgactaattataaattaaaatatatcaatgtGCTTTGTTCTCATTCCAGACTACCAAGAACCGTACGCGATAGTGGTACTCCTGCAGAACGACCTGGTGGTGATAGACCTGCTGTCCCCCGGGTACCCGTGTTTCGAGAACCCCTACCCCATGGACATCCACGAGTCGCCCGTCACCTGCTGCTCCTACTTCGCAGACTGCCCCTCGGATCTGGTAAACATATTGTTTAATAACTTCCTTTTCAGCTATAGTGTTCTGTTCTGTAGTCTCATTTGTCTTAGCTGCGATGTTTTACTAAAACGCCACagtggcgcccaacgtggggccACAGTACCTACGTGCGATCTTAGTACGTACTTACGGTTAGAAAATGGCAGATAGAATTTGACAACATTTCACGACTTTGGCCAGAAACTTTACTGAATCTCTCGTTGCGATTAGAGAGACGTTTTTCAAACAAACCTATATCTTGGTGATCTAGGGGAGAAATGCTAGCCACTTTTTGACAGTGTTTTCTGTCTAAAACAATGAGAATGTTTTCTTGAAAGAAGTTGAAGATATTTGCTCACCAGGGGCATAAATaaggttaattaaaataatagattttgcataaatacataacacATAACATTTACTAAACTGACTGAAAGGCAGACTGAACGTGcagattaatgatggaatttaaattatgtaatgaatataggttataaattttattccgTATACGTTCCAGATCCCCGCGTTCTACTCGGTGGGCAGACAAGGCAACAAGAAAGCGGCCGGCTTCAGCGAGAAGCTGTGGCCCATCAACGGCGGCGAGTGGGCGCCCGCCTCCTGCTCCTACAGCGAGATCATACTCACTGGGTAACCAGCCTGTTCCCTGTGCAATCTGGTAGCTACAACATGTTGCCCTGTGGCGCAGCtgtactgataggccacgttcagctatttggctttaagatagaatttagattcaaatagtgacaggttgctagtccatcgccttaaaaagaatcccaagtatgtaagcttatcccttagtcgccttttacgacatccatgggaaagagatggagtggtcccattcttttttgtattggtgccgggaaccacgcggcaagtattattaatgtttatttattataaaatttagtgtTGTTGAGGTAGTATCTCGTAGCCCAAGTATCgaaattacttcgaggctaactcaatctgtgtaatctgtcccgtatatatattatatttatatatttatgactcTCGAGTTCTGTGGCTACTactctaccccacaagggatacagacgaaAGGGCAGAAActttaaacattaataaatatatttgtttgcattcacgttttctttttacatttcaGCCACGCGGATGGCAGCGTAAAATTTTGGGATGCGAGCGCGGGCACCTTACAAATattgtacaaattaaaatgttctAAAGGTGAGTTCAAAGAGCGATTAGAATTTAGCTATTTGTATCTCGGCGCCATTATCTTTTGCAATTCGTTTATCATCATCGTCATCATCAAAAATAATAGTCTTCCACGACCAAATCCTGGCCACAATCTTTCCGTCTTTggcaattttatcaaaaatgcaCAACTATTTCTAAATCCCGTTACAAGTATTCCCACCAAACAAAATCGCCAGTGCATTGCACACAACCCGCaaataactaaaaatcttTGCTTTGCTAAAAAAGTTTAACATTGAAAGATTGTGTGTTTTATTGCAATACAATAAGATCAATTTTTGATAGTAAAACatctgtggcgacatctctacgccactcgtcacaacatcaaatcacacaacaactgtcaatgatcgcgaagaaattgacgcgctcagccaatagcagcgaagaaaccaaatcgcgatttcagagatttcacggattggagctatatatacaacctccgacacaacatcgttggagcggcggttccccaggcataacacctagcctggcggaagatcttccctttggtggcggtcgagccgaatcatcgctcccgctataCATCTTTAAAATGGCGGATGAATAATCgaaggttttattttgtttgctcGTCATCTGAGAATCTTGCATATACTTGTTCCAAGATAATGCGTTaacaatttgtattgtataatttcAGTTTTCGAGCGCCGCAGCTCCAGCACGGCGGGCTCCAACTACGACGAGACTCCGCTCGCCATCCAGCAGCTGGCGCTGTGCGCGGAGTCCCGGAGGCTGGCCGTGGCGCTGCCGCACGGACACGTGGTGCTGTTCAAGTTCCGCAAGGCCGAGGCAGTCTCCGAGACACACGTATGTGGCCGACAGTGTTACAGTCAGCTGTAGCAGCCGGCCGTGGCGCTGCCGCACGGACACGTGGTGCTGTTCAAGTTCCGCAAGGCCGAGGCAGTCTCCGAGACACACGTATGTGACCGACAGTGTTGCAGTCAGCTGTAGCAGCCGGCCGTGGCGCTGCCGCACGGACACGTGGTGCTGTTCAAGTTCCGCAAGGCCGAGGCAGTCTCCGAGACACACGTATGTGACCGACAGTGTTGCAGTCAGCTGTAGCAGCCGGCCGTGGCGCTGCCGCACGGACACGTGGTGCTGTTCAAGTTCCGCAAGGCCGAGGCAGTCTCCGAGACACACGTATGTGACCGACAGTGTTGCAGTCAGCTGTAGCAGCCGGCCGTGGCGCTGCCGCACGGACACGTGGTGCTGTTCAAGTTCCGCAAGGCCGAGGCAGTCTCCGAGACACACGTATGTGACCGACAGTGTTGCAGTCAGCTGTAGCAGCCGGCCGTGGCGCTGCCGCACGGACACGTGGTGCTGTTCAAGTTCCGCAAGGCCGAGGCAGTCTCCGAGACACACGTATGTGACCGACAGTGTTGCAGTCAGCTGTAGCAGCCGGCCGTGGCGCTGCCGCACGGACACGTGGTTCTGTTTAGAAATcactaaagattttttttatgaaatttgaaacCAATTAATAGACTGCCTTCAGAGCAAGCTAAATAAATTTGGCTTAAATGACCAAAATGTATAGGTAATTGATTCATAAACCTCCGACAATTTATCAACGAGCCAGTACTGTTATATTTAGTTGTCAATACATTTATGTATAGTAAAAGAGACTTAGGTACATTTTCTTATATgatcttttaaagactgttggctctgtctaccccgcaagggatatagacgtgaccatatgtatatatgtatctttgTTTTCTCTAGGTGCTGGAAATACCGGTGATATCGGACTCGCTGGAGGAGGAACCTTCGCCGGAGCCCGAGCCTCACGCGGAGTCCGAGTCGAGAAGAGTTAGCTCGGTAAGATTGTATTGCACTTGTAATTGGTTTTGATTGAGATAGTGTGTTCATACAAAGATACATTCCTTCTAATATTTAGTATAAttactattcaaaataatagttCATATGCAGTTTAGAACgataatgatataaatattagtgAGATATATTAgggtgtggttcctggcatcaatacaaaatagaataagaccacttcatctttttagcatggatgtcgttaaaagcgactaaggaatagacttaaaaacttgcgattattttttaggcaatgagctagcaactcttatcactaagccaaacagctgaacgtggcctattggtcttttgaCGAGTGTTGActcacgtgattatatgtatgttgtgatGTCGTGCCGTTGCGGACTCTCCGGCGCTCCTCTTTACAGCCCGGGAGCCCGCGCGCGCATACGCCCTCGGTCTTCACCTTTGGACTATCATCGTTCACCAAGAAGCTCACTATCCTCTAGCGGCTACGtgctggatctcgtgtctaAAGTCAAACCCACGACCTCTTTTAACttgtaaacatatatacacatcatcacgtctatattccttgcggggtagacagagccaacagtcttgaagagactgataggccacgttcagctatttggatttaagatagaattgagattcaaatagtgacaggttgctagccgttgggttaaaagaagaatcccaagtttataagcctatccgttagtcgccttttacgacatccacggaaaagagatggagtggtccaattctatttgtgccggaaaccacacggcacttaactTGTAAAACTAGTTCAAATAAAGATTGCCTTTATTCTATAATGAGTCAGCGCTCCCTGTCTCCCGCAGGCGTGCGGCGCGGGCGCGTGGGCGGGGTCGCCGGGCGCGCTGCGCGtgcgcggcgcggcgggcacgggcggcgcgcggcgcgcCCCCGGCTTCCAGCCCGCGCTCGTGGCGCTGCAGCTGGGCCCGCCGCACGCCGTCGCCGCGCTCACCATCAACTCCTCCTACGGCCTGTGAGTGcttattttcttattgatGTTTTAATGATCATTTGACGGGTCTATTAATAATTGGGTGTGTTTGTAGATGAAGCGATtatcaaaaaacatttttagacTCCGAAGAAAATATAGGAACTGATATAATGTTGGCACTTTAAGTTTgcattcacatttttttttatatttcgctggtttgtatttatatgttatattgtAAAATGATACTTAAATTTGGTATTAGATAAGACGAATTTAAATCTTTAGCcaaacatggcctttcagtcttctcaaaaCTGTCGACTTCCGTTTACATCCATGAGACAAAgccataatatgtatgtactcgtatacgTACATATGCTTGAGGCCCGCTATGTGTATGCGCAGCATGGCGTGGGGCGGCGAGCGCGGCGTGGTGGTGGCGGACGTGTCGCGGCGCGCGCTGCTGGCCGCGCTGCCCAGCGCCGCGCTGCACGCGCCCGACGCGCGCCGCGAGCGCCCGCGCTCGCCCAGCCTCGACCAGGTACTGTCTCCCGCCGTGCCAGGACATTGACTTGATAGATCGATAAACAATTTGTATGTTACGAATGACACGTTTTGTATAATGTTTGTAGCTCAACGATGttttattctacatacatttgAGTTCGGAGCGTTGTTGCCAGAAATCGTTGGCAAGTCAATGAAATACGCAATCCCAATTGCGTGTGTTTCGATTTTCTATCGTGAATTTCATACTGAGGTAACAAGAgctggaaatataaaaaaaacatattgagtaaaatttattcttataacTAATCTACTTGTAGATATCGAGTCAATGTTCGCTCTCAGACCAATTGGAGAAATAGAAATACATGTGTCGTGAAAATACCCCGAGGTTGACGTAAATTCGTAGTCTTGTTTACATTTTCTCTCTTAATAGAAGtttcttcacattttattttctaatcaaataattaataattcctattttttttttctttcaaagcCTTGATTTTGAACGTGACTACGACTTTACAATCCTGGGTAATGCTACAACAGCTAGATTATAATAGTACTTAGATGGCAGTCCACGCTTAGACTTGCCACTTGGTTAATGCGGTTGGTGAGCGAAGACCACTAGAGCATCACTGAATAGAAATTCTGGCGACGTGGAGATGAAGCCGTCCCTTGGACTCttagattaatttttatttatttcacgttatttatgatttgctattttatttcttaatttgagTTGCTCGGGCCGCCGGAAATGCCcgttttaaactattattttctattatttaagaatttatagTTGTAGAGGTAGCGCTGACCCCGGCTAGTCACCCGGCATGGCATTGTTAGACCTTGTTACTCTCCGCCTTCTTCGCTACTCGTGCTCGCGTGTTCCGACCAACTCCGGCGCACTCCCGCGCAAGGGACAGACGGCGCTCGCCACAGTTAGAGCAACGCGGCCGCGTCCAGTACATTCACGACGCGACCACACCGGGCGACTAGCGCCAAGTCCAATGTCACGCATACCATACGCACGAGTCATGTCAGCGGTCGCGCGACCTTTACCCACGCCTGATGATTTTCCCTCCCCCCTCCCAAGCCGGAGGAGGGCCCGCCTCGGCCCTCCCCCGCCAGCCCCGAGCCCGCGCCGGACGCCGCCGACGACCGGCCGAAGCCCGACGCCCGCCGAAAGTCGACTTCGTGGAAAACCTTCAATCTGAAACGGCAGCTCTCTAGAGTGGATCTCAAGTTCAAGGCCGCGTTCGGTCCGAGCGAGGGCGCCGAGGAGGGCGCGGAGGCGGACGCGGCGGAGGCGGCGGAGGCGGCCGCGTCGTCGCCGGACAGCGACGAGGCGCGCGCCGAGGAGGACATGTTCGAGCGCATGCACCGCGAGCTGGCGGCGCGGCGGCCGGACGACGTGTACGAGCGCATGCACCGCGAGCTGCAGCAGCGCTGGCAGGAGCCGGCGGCGCGCCCGGCGTCGCTGGCGCTGCCGGCGCGGCCGCGGCGGGCGCGCGAGCCGGCGCCGGCGCGGCTGTCGGTGCCGGACATCCGGCCGcgccgccgcgcgccgcccgcgtcGTTCGCGGGCTCGCTCATGCGCCGCTTCAGTAAGTAGAGGTCCCCGCCACGCCGCGGCCTCGCTACCTACTAGCGGTACTCGCTGTATAGTCTTAGTTGTTCGATCGATTCTCGATTGGAATGGTAATGGTTTGGCGTTTTATGGTTCTCTCGTACCGTAGCCGTGTTTCGGATAGACTTTAGAGGTGATGGTAGTtagattttattcattaaagtgTGGTGTGTACTAactaatttattgttaaataaaacctGTTAAACTAACGCCGAGCGTCCGATCCCTAATACCGAAATTAAAccttagataaaataatattaagaggGCGAGTGGACGACATTTTTTAACGTGCTTCATGCTTCTTGTGATATTtggctttttattttcatttattatattattttttatgttttaattataatgttataaatatgtaagtataagcgacgtatgtatatacgtatgtatagaATGTAACGTGACGGTGCGGCGCGCACACGCAACGAGTCACTCACGTGTTTGTTTTCTATTCCCAAGGACAAGGACTCGTCCGACGAAGACTCTAACTGCCTTAAATATCTATTCGCAGACTTCCTCGGTAATTGAACAGTATGTAGCCAGTACCGTAGGTGATCTCTGTGTTGTCCGTTTGACGCTAGAAACAGCTACGTAGACGGTTACAAAGAATAGTTGCACCGCTTGCATCACCTCAGAAGTAGTGAACGACTGCGTTGCTGATGATACCCCTCCATTCCTCAGGGGAGTTTGTAGCGCGCTTGTGTCCGCCGTGCGAACCCCGCCGGGAGCAAGTAGTGGCAGTGGAGACCCCGCGGCGGATAGGTATGAGCACGATGATCACGGGCCACACGGGAGTCACTAACGCCACTGGCACAGAGATCACACGATACTAACGGGGCTAGGGCCGTCGGGTAGTCCGTGTCATAAGTGTGCTAACCGAACCGGTGGCGGCCGCCGCGAGTTCTGTTCTGGGTTCTTAACCGCTTCTGTGGGGCGTCCCTAACATTCCGATGGTTATATTCGAGATTCCTAATTGGTTCTTTTGTTTTccattacttttttttgtaccaaaaattcttttctgctctatttaaatttgaataacgGATCggtgaaattataaaaagggAAACAAGCAGACAGTGACACAGACCGAGGCGCCGCCGTGAGCGTCCGGCGCGAGTGCAGCGGGCGTTGTGTTGTAGATGAACGGGCCGGGGGtgggcggcgcggcggcgggcgcggccggcggcggcgcggcgggcggcgcggcgggcggcgcggcgcgggccGTGCGCCGCTCGCGCTCGCAAGGTACCCGCAAACTGCACAAGTGCCTGTCCACCGCGTCCGACGTGTATGCGCCCGCGCCGCACTCTCTGCTGACGACGCGACAGTATTGCAGTTTTGGTAGTACAGTCACCTTACTCGACGCCCGTCTCTTCCGTTCTGAAACAGTCGCAATTTCTCCTTCGTTGTTTTCATTTGTTCGGTTTGTTTGTGCTCCCTTCGCCGGCCACGGCCGGTCTCATGGTTCTGTTCTATTCTTTCTTTGAGTTTcttttgattatatttgtttgtttatcacACTCACTGACTTACTTCCTTCATTACTGATatcaaaatttacttacaGATATATTGTGAATGTGAAGATGGACACCTGCTGATTGGTATTTCTATACTTTTGCAACTCTCATCTTGATTTAATCATCATTATAAACAGTAACAGCAGATTCTTCACACTCCCAATACTATCTACATGTTGGCATTTGACTGCCCAATTTGACATATTGAAATACTTATCATAACATACTTGGcattaattttgaaactagTTGCCGTACGCCAAAGCTCTtgatcatgaaattttgtcataaaactaaattttagcCATACATCATTGATCTTCCCATCTTCTGCTGCCAAGCATGCATTATATTGAGAGACtatatcatttatttgaaCAATTTCCAATTTCAGATCGGAATCATTTAATAGGTAATCATTGGAATATACCACACCTAAATTGGTTACTTTAATTTCTAGTTGTTCATACAGAGTAGTGTTTTCCTTTGTGTTTCCTCATCGCAGACTTCTAGAATGAACCTCATCTGTTTATGGTGTACGATAACTGTGCGTGTCTCTTGATGCCGACCTTAGGCTGTGTGAGGGCGGCGCGCGCCCGCGGCGGCGAACACTGCACTGAGACCGGGGCCTGACCACGTGCGACTAGTCATAGTAACCTCTGCAATCACTCCTATATTGACGACGTTATCTGTGTCCATTGTAGATTTAACTTTGGTTGTAAATATGATTGCAGTGTTTGAGACTAGGCCCGCGTGGCGCTCGTTCGCTGCGCACGCGCCGCGGCGGTCTCGTGCGCCGCCCCTGTCCTGATGATAATGCTTGTAACATGTTGTGGTTTATTTTGTCGGTACAGAACCAACTATTCCGCAGACTCTCGCATCTATGGAGTACTTACACATAATGCAACCCAATGGTATCCAAAACATTGCAttgaatttaacttttttttttattataatatttcctTTGTTTTTGATTCTTTTCGGTAGCTAGTTCCACGGGCCGCGGCCCCCACACGTAGATGTTTCGTATTCGTTAGATTGGAAATTGTGGCTGTGACTGTGTTGCCATGTTCTCTCTCACTCGACACTCGTTTGCACACAACTGCAAGGTCTTCGACTGGCATGACTCTTTAGATTTAATATCAAAAGGTGACTTACTACTCAAAACTATCTATTATAGTGTACCACATACTGAGTGTTGCGATGACCGGAATCTAttgtatgttatatatgtGCATTACGTAGGCTTTCAATCATATAAACGCGCGCTGCTCCTTGTATGGCAATGTTCGTGAGAGTGGCGCCCCTATCGGTAGTCGCGCGAACTACGACGACGATCCTATCGATTCCATCttactttttaatgttaacGCTGTTACATGAtgttatgtttctttttctagCGCGACCACAAAGCAAAAAGTTTATATGGCTCGTTTTTGGCTGCCTCTATATTCGGCTGTCATTATGTCTATGTATGCTTACGGTATTCTCCTATGATAATCGCACTAGCTGCATGATGCACCGCCTCGCCACCAGCACGTCCGATCCGATCCCAGCGACCGCGTCTGATATACAGTATTGTTTTACTGGTTCCTTTCACTCCTTCATTCAGACCCTTCTGGtccaaaaaaaacaaacatctcATCTCCCAATCATTGTTTATtcgaatacatttttaatttgatcatgAAACAATTCACGAAATGTCAAGGGTCTATTATCCTGGAGTTGTTGTAAAGATTTGAAATCTAAAAAAGGGAGTGttcgttttatattttttgcaaaggCAAATCCATGGGTAATTACCATACGATTTGTGTAATATTTTCAGAGTAcgcaatgtttttaaatcacaattcAATCAAATCGTAATCAACAAGTGTACTCTTTTTCAAGCGTAAAACTCTCCCGCTTCGCAGAAACCTCTCCTTAGAGTATAGATGTCGTCCTAACCTCTGCTTGAACTAGCCTAAGAAAAATCTAGAACGGGATCACATTAGAGTGAGCTTATATAGACGGAACACCTAGTGGGAAATGCTTTTTCTGCCTGTGAATGGGCCTCCAGCTTGACCTGTCTTCTGGTTGTAATTCAGACCAGACAGATCTACATCTAGCTAGTGCTTCTTACATTCAGTTACTAAGTGATAAGTTCTCCATTATGCATGGTTAAAACATAATGCATGTAAGTAACTGGATATTGTCAAAATTTCTGTGTCAATATTCTTTCAAATCACAATATACAGACACTACTATTAAGATCTGCCTcacttatatacaaaatataaactgGAATGGTAGTATATTCTGTTTACACACTTACGCTAGGATCAAGACCAAATAATCATCTCTGAATAGGGAGAAAATAGCAGATCAATATCTTTTTGTTTGATCCATAATTCTACTGCAGTTTGGCAGATATGAAggttcttttaaataattgccttcaataactttaaaatcatCACGGCATGAAGCTAGATGTTGGTCTGGGTGTCATACTTCTCAACTACATTCTTCATCTTCCATCTCATATATTTGTTTGCTGTTTCATGTCACTCATCATGTCAATCTACATCCTAACCTCATCCCGTAGAGCTGTTCGGTGTGCTAATTTTAAGATATCCATAAGAGAAAGAGGTAAAAGTGAAAGGTGTattgactgatttttatttaatgtctcATCCCAATgagtttcataattttaataaattgtgttgTGATGAAAAACTATAACAAGATATAGTGTAACtgactattaaataaaaccttGTAACATTATGTCCCATTGTGGGTTTTATTCATCTTgcatatttcaatttatagacaaattaatatttctaatgATTCTGAGTATGCGTAATTTGAAATATGTTGTAGTGGTAACTTAGAAATTTTCTTGTTCAATGAATATCAACTTTTGGAAGCCAAAGGCAAAAATAgctttattgatattatatctttatcaTTCCCAATTAGTCAAGACACCTGACCACCTACAGTTAGTTACCGGGACCAACACGAGCGTTAGTGAGGTTGTGTAAATAGCTGAGATTGAGATTGGACGGGCTTTCCATCGCGTGCCGGTTGTCTTCAGCATGACACTTTTCTTTCAATTCTGAACTGTTTTCTTGGAGcactgtctgtttgtatgtcgCACCGGAGTGGAGATTTCAGCTAATTTCACAACAGCACCGCCACGAGTGAGCTAATGCTAGCTTAGCCTGCAACTGTACTATCTAGATGACATTATCTGTTGGTGCCTCGAACATTATAATCAAAAGCAATGTTTAAAGTGTCCTGATTAAGTTTAGTCCGGCAATTAATGAAAGTTAacagtaaagaaatattttaaaggatTAAGTAGTATAATTATACGgcgttttataatattttaacatcaaACTGCTATTTTGAATGTAAACATGAATAtctcaattaaaaatagaacaaagTTTAAAGTTTCAGTTTCCTGTTGACGAAATTACTATTTACCAAAAactaatcaaataaatgacttaTTCTAGTTCCATAATTTAAAACGTATTTGATATTCAATACGGTAtgtattctaaaataaagCTCAAATGAATACCGCCCGATCACTGCTGCGAACATTTTGGACTCATGTTTCAAATAGTTTCTTCTCATTATAAGTTATTCATTCCCTAATGGCTAGTTATTCAAACGTTCATGGATTTCAAAATCGAATGTTCGAGAAACCAACAGCGGATCCGCCGAACCTGCACTGAAGCTGCAGTGAGGGTTCGGCGTCGCGCCGGAGAGAATAACCTGGTTATGTTGGTTCCGCCGGCCGGGCAGACAAGCTGGACAGCTCCTTCTCGAGGTCCCGCAGCAGCAGCATCTCCAGCTTGGAGAACATCACGCAGGAGGGCATCCAGTGCCTCGCCTTCGCTGATAGCTATACCAAGAAGTCTGGTGAGTTCAATTTCCTAAATAACTTTCTCATTGAACAAAGGGTTATTTATGACCTACCCAAGTTTAATTATGGAATAGACTTTAACTCTGAATAGACTCGAGTGAACGATGAGATCATAAGAATAGTAGAATTAAGAGACAGTATTTAATACCGTTACCCAAACTTTAGGATATTAACTATTTACTCGTATAAGaagagaaaaaagaagatttaacatctcaaatttcaattaataacATCACTACAAAAAAGTTGTTCTCTACCATAGTGTAATTGTTGCTTTGTGAATAAGAATgattattaaacttattttaacgTAAAGACATCCGAGTTACCAAAAGCTTACCATAATTAGGCTTTGGCAAAGCGGGACATAGCTGTGATGATTGAGTAAGAGTGATAgtgaagataaataaataaataaataaacatgggataaattacacaggtTAAGTTAgcgacttgtgttacgaggtactaactcaacgatactatatttttgaataaatacataaataaacagggaaagttcgtttctcatcatgccctggtcgggatttgaacccgggattTGAAACTCTGTCACAGACATGCGCACTACCGCAGCACCACAGAAGCTGCCAAAGATAAAATCTCTAAAAATCATTTACGATCAACTTTAACTTCCAGATCCGACGACGTTACTCCCGACGCTGTGGATCGGCACGACGCAGGGCTCGGTGATGACGATGATGATCAGCTTGCCCGAGGCCGACCTGAGGCACACGCAGCCCGTCGTCATCTCCTCCAGTggtaacttttttgttttttttttcaaaatcactTATTGCTTTATAAGGTATAAGGTGTTGTAAAGTACCACTTTTTGACGTCACTATCGCTTCCGAAGctcatgtgtagaagaaacggcggaacaaactacactgcagtattttcaccggacgtcaatttacaaatttagatctctta
Above is a window of Amyelois transitella isolate CPQ chromosome 8, ilAmyTran1.1, whole genome shotgun sequence DNA encoding:
- the LOC132902007 gene encoding syntaxin-binding protein 5 isoform X1; this translates as MKKFTFKGVLDGFRSSVQAAPRGIEQEIQETLRPDHFQIKKTFRHGFPFSPTALAWDPIQKLLAIGDKGGNLRILGGPGVDAHVRHEAGEAVLHAKFLINEGALVTATADDQLHLWTFRQKLPQRVQSLKFQRERITCLHLPLQSKWVHVGTERGNVHVVNIETFALSGYVINWNKAIEVTRQNHPGAVVEISDNPLDASKLLIAFETGLVVVWDLRARAAEWRGALGSGAPGDGIRAAAWQQDGKLMTAHVDGALATWTTRAPRPTSLSYPHAKANKDGKLEPCKPILRLEWKTSRTGESLVIFSGGLPTDKPGRTHSITVLNGKSTTVLEMEHSVVDFVTLCETPHTADYQEPYAIVVLLQNDLVVIDLLSPGYPCFENPYPMDIHESPVTCCSYFADCPSDLIPAFYSVGRQGNKKAAGFSEKLWPINGGEWAPASCSYSEIILTGHADGSVKFWDASAGTLQILYKLKCSKVFERRSSSTAGSNYDETPLAIQQLALCAESRRLAVALPHGHVVLFKFRKAEAVSETHVLEIPVISDSLEEEPSPEPEPHAESESRRVSSACGAGAWAGSPGALRVRGAAGTGGARRAPGFQPALVALQLGPPHAVAALTINSSYGLMAWGGERGVVVADVSRRALLAALPSAALHAPDARRERPRSPSLDQPEEGPPRPSPASPEPAPDAADDRPKPDARRKSTSWKTFNLKRQLSRVDLKFKAAFGPSEGAEEGAEADAAEAAEAAASSPDSDEARAEEDMFERMHRELAARRPDDVYERMHRELQQRWQEPAARPASLALPARPRRAREPAPARLSVPDIRPRRRAPPASFAGSLMRRFREFVARLCPPCEPRREQVVAVETPRRIDKLDSSFSRSRSSSISSLENITQEGIQCLAFADSYTKKSDPTTLLPTLWIGTTQGSVMTMMISLPEADLRHTQPVVISSSGGPLFRLKGSILTMSFLDCNGALIPYSYESWKDDSKDPRERRERTPTKQSSSSSGSRMSPTPGAEPAAGDRQFVVVASEKQARVVALPSQNCVYRQQIVDTDFVVKAEIVSLKDSVCLVNYLSTGHLVAYSLPSLRPLVDVDFLPLSELSFQTQSKQRGIVDPMLSIWGQQLIVNEDTDQIAKTFCFSNRGHGLYLASPTEVQKFTIDAEFCQQLNEMLGELFLPRDMPEPPKESFFKGLFGGGARPLDREELFGEGSGKPNRAVARHIPGAHAPLEQLGARASSAAGEVARAHMLVLERGDKLSQLEDRTERMHMQAGEFSSSAHQLMLKYKDKKWYQL